The Mesotoga sp. UBA6090 genome contains a region encoding:
- a CDS encoding MurR/RpiR family transcriptional regulator: MVSEEIARIKDDLSPAYKRIATYILKEYSQVGFMSIEELSSMAGASKATVVRFSRRLGFSGFNELKKAIQSELRRRLSPYEKIATTDLDRAPIENQLKLLAQNEINNLKNTLSGIEEEIHKWVESIRLARNIYFGGFGATKHVVSLMQYTISVLQKKPTWLLTGSVSDFSFNIKLMDSADVLIVMTFPPYSKEIEYMVDYADERKVRTLLVTDSIECPIYSRAYSVIVCENNSLLFGNSFVGPVAVAEMIGNFIILSEKQTGVEEMKKLFEVEERGYRAMGMEDR, translated from the coding sequence ATGGTATCCGAAGAAATAGCGAGAATCAAAGACGACTTGTCTCCAGCATACAAAAGGATAGCAACCTACATTCTCAAAGAATACTCGCAGGTGGGATTCATGTCCATTGAAGAACTCAGCTCTATGGCCGGCGCGAGCAAGGCAACTGTAGTCAGATTCTCTAGGCGTCTCGGTTTTTCGGGATTCAATGAACTGAAAAAGGCGATCCAGAGTGAACTTAGAAGAAGGCTATCGCCGTATGAAAAGATCGCGACTACTGATCTTGACAGAGCTCCTATCGAAAATCAACTGAAGTTGCTCGCTCAAAATGAGATTAACAATCTCAAGAACACCCTCTCCGGAATAGAAGAAGAGATTCATAAGTGGGTGGAGTCAATAAGGTTAGCCAGGAATATCTACTTCGGCGGATTTGGAGCCACAAAACACGTTGTCTCTCTGATGCAATACACTATATCAGTTCTACAGAAGAAGCCGACATGGCTTCTAACGGGATCGGTTTCTGACTTCTCGTTTAACATAAAGCTAATGGATAGTGCTGACGTTCTCATTGTCATGACCTTTCCTCCCTACTCGAAAGAGATAGAATACATGGTCGACTATGCAGACGAAAGGAAGGTCCGGACTCTCCTTGTCACGGATTCGATTGAGTGTCCTATCTATTCTAGAGCTTATTCAGTTATAGTGTGCGAGAACAACTCACTTCTGTTTGGGAATTCCTTCGTCGGACCCGTTGCAGTAGCGGAAATGATAGGGAACTTCATTATCCTGAGTGAGAAACAGACGGGTGTGGAGGAAATGAAAAAGCTATTTGAAGTGGAGGAAAGAGGATACAGAGCTATGGGAATGGAGGACCGGTAG
- a CDS encoding isoaspartyl peptidase/L-asparaginase family protein: MKTIIVHGGTGSFKSDKDFDEHRRGVEEAVIHGYSILEERNSSEEAVIAAVSKMEENPTFNCGRGSVLNYNGQIEMDAAIMDNNLNAGAVSGLKRVLHPIEVARAVMEQTDHVLLAGAELEEFVKVLEFPRDDALVVPHRYQQWKAELERIERGEKTRFGKSISLARKAQEYHSTCGAVAIDDHERLVAGTSTGGMSMKSFGRVGDTPIIGAGTYADSFGAVSATGHGEKIMKLTLSRLVAFFMEQYPAQKSVDIALERARYFDCECGLIAIDRYGNIGIGHTSKDMSWAFIKDGHTPVIF; encoded by the coding sequence ATGAAGACCATCATTGTACACGGCGGTACAGGAAGCTTCAAGAGTGACAAGGACTTCGATGAACACAGGAGAGGAGTAGAAGAAGCAGTCATACATGGGTACTCCATCCTTGAAGAAAGAAACAGCTCTGAAGAAGCCGTAATAGCCGCCGTGTCGAAGATGGAAGAGAATCCTACATTTAACTGCGGCAGGGGATCGGTACTTAACTACAATGGCCAGATTGAAATGGACGCCGCGATAATGGACAATAATCTGAATGCGGGAGCAGTTTCTGGGCTGAAAAGAGTACTCCATCCGATAGAAGTGGCTAGAGCTGTTATGGAACAGACGGATCATGTTTTGCTCGCAGGAGCCGAACTGGAGGAATTTGTTAAAGTACTGGAATTTCCCAGAGATGACGCCCTCGTTGTTCCTCACAGATATCAGCAGTGGAAGGCTGAACTAGAAAGAATTGAAAGAGGAGAAAAAACACGTTTCGGGAAAAGCATCTCGCTGGCCAGAAAAGCACAAGAGTACCACTCCACATGTGGGGCGGTTGCCATTGATGACCATGAAAGACTGGTTGCAGGGACGTCGACAGGCGGAATGTCAATGAAGAGTTTCGGAAGGGTCGGCGATACTCCCATTATCGGTGCAGGAACCTACGCGGACTCATTCGGTGCAGTCTCTGCAACGGGTCATGGAGAAAAGATTATGAAGCTCACTCTGAGCAGGCTGGTCGCCTTCTTCATGGAACAGTATCCCGCTCAAAAATCCGTCGACATCGCTCTAGAGAGAGCCAGATACTTCGACTGTGAGTGCGGCTTAATAGCAATCGATAGGTATGGAAATATCGGTATTGGACACACTTCAAAGGATATGTCATGGGCGTTCATAAAAGATGGTCATACGCCGGTAATCTTCTAA
- a CDS encoding MATE family efflux transporter has protein sequence MRFRSSEERARAMGTMKIPSLLVGLSIPSIIAMLTNAIYNLVDTFFIGRIGTSAVGAVAVAFPIFNLIGAIGLTYGVGAASYVSRLLGAGEKEQADKAASTALFTSLATGIAFALLGLMYLDPLLIAFGATETIMEYAREYTMIIIMGSIFTMMNMTMNNLVRAEGNAQRFMVAMVSGALLNVALDPIFIFGFGMGIKGAAVATVISQSVSTVIILEYFVRKKSFTNLSIRLFRFSLHIYSEIFKIGLPTFLRQFLSSFSVALLNNAAGAFGDHAVAAVGITMRVLMLGMMVLFGYGQAFQPVAGYNYGAKKFSRVFEALKFSILVTTVFATFFAIIGMVIPGSIVSIFSNDPEVIDVGSRALRAVSIFFPSFGFVITFTVLFQALGKGFAAGLLSMSKQGLFLIPAIIVLPRLFELNGVIYAQTIADFFTLFVAAILAMMIVKKLKAQSKELSLAD, from the coding sequence TTGAGATTCAGAAGTTCCGAAGAAAGAGCGAGGGCGATGGGGACTATGAAGATCCCTTCACTTCTGGTAGGTCTTTCGATTCCTTCGATTATTGCAATGCTTACAAATGCCATCTATAACTTAGTTGACACATTCTTCATAGGGCGGATAGGTACAAGCGCTGTGGGCGCAGTTGCGGTTGCCTTTCCCATATTTAACCTTATAGGGGCAATTGGCCTGACGTACGGTGTGGGAGCCGCTTCATATGTTTCGCGTTTACTGGGAGCCGGCGAGAAGGAACAGGCAGATAAGGCCGCTTCAACGGCACTGTTTACAAGTCTGGCAACAGGAATCGCCTTTGCTCTTCTCGGATTGATGTATTTGGACCCGCTATTAATTGCTTTTGGAGCGACCGAGACAATTATGGAATACGCAAGAGAATATACCATGATAATCATTATGGGATCGATCTTCACCATGATGAACATGACGATGAATAATCTTGTGAGAGCAGAGGGCAACGCGCAGAGATTTATGGTTGCAATGGTCTCTGGAGCACTACTGAATGTTGCTCTGGATCCGATATTCATCTTTGGTTTTGGAATGGGAATAAAAGGAGCCGCTGTAGCAACAGTAATCTCTCAGTCAGTGTCTACGGTGATCATTCTCGAATACTTCGTCCGTAAGAAGAGCTTTACTAATCTTTCGATAAGACTGTTTAGATTCTCGCTTCATATATATTCGGAAATCTTCAAGATAGGGCTTCCAACATTTTTGCGTCAGTTTTTATCAAGTTTCTCGGTTGCGCTTCTTAACAATGCTGCAGGGGCCTTTGGAGATCATGCAGTTGCCGCGGTCGGGATCACGATGAGAGTATTGATGCTTGGGATGATGGTTCTTTTTGGGTATGGACAAGCCTTTCAGCCGGTCGCCGGTTATAACTACGGCGCAAAGAAGTTTTCAAGGGTCTTTGAAGCGCTAAAGTTCTCCATACTTGTCACTACAGTTTTTGCGACTTTTTTTGCCATCATTGGTATGGTTATTCCCGGCTCGATTGTAAGCATTTTCAGTAATGATCCCGAAGTAATAGATGTAGGTTCAAGAGCCTTAAGAGCGGTATCTATCTTTTTTCCGTCCTTTGGTTTTGTCATAACCTTCACGGTTCTTTTCCAGGCTTTAGGCAAGGGCTTCGCAGCGGGTTTGCTTTCGATGTCCAAGCAAGGACTGTTTTTAATCCCCGCGATTATTGTGTTGCCTCGCTTATTTGAACTTAACGGAGTCATCTATGCGCAGACGATTGCAGATTTCTTCACTCTCTTCGTTGCTGCAATCTTGGCAATGATGATAGTTAAGAAACTCAAGGCACAAAGTAAGGAACTTTCGCTGGCAGATTAG